A region from the Triticum aestivum cultivar Chinese Spring chromosome 3D, IWGSC CS RefSeq v2.1, whole genome shotgun sequence genome encodes:
- the LOC123077407 gene encoding pentatricopeptide repeat-containing protein At5g16860, which yields MLFNLPRVTTPIAVRWFISVANAAGFGRDVSPVHFAALLKECRSVNAVHQVHQQLISSGLLSYPASLLEVSFPPLPSQPYLSPRSLGTGVVAAYLACGSKDEALTALEHVVPSPAVWWNLLIREHIKEGHLEHAIAVSCRMLRAGTRPDHFTLPHILKACGELPSYRCGITLHGLICCNGFESNVFVCNALVAMYARCGSLKEASQVFQEIAQRGIDDVISWNSIVAAHVKHNSPWTALDMFSKMSMIVHEKATNDRSNIISIVNILPACASLKALPRTREIHGNAIRHGTFPDVFVGNALVGTYAKCGSMKDAVKVFNMMEIKDVVSWNAIVTGYSQSGNFEAAFEIFKNMRKENISADVVTWTAVIAGYAQRGCGQEALNVFRQMLFSGSEPNSITIISVLSACASLGAYSQGMETHAYSLKNRLLSLDNHFGGTGDEEDLMVHNALIDMYSKCRIFKAARSIFDSIPRKERNVVTWTVMIGGYAQYGDSNDALELFSQMLSKPHAVAPNAFTVSCILMACAHLSALRVGKQIHAYVVRQHQYEASTYFVANCLIDMYSKCGDVDTARYVFDGMSQRNDISWTSMMAGYGMHGRGNEALEIFDKMQMAGFVPDDISFLVVLYACSHSRMIDRGLDYFDSMSRDYGVAAGAEHYACVIDLLARSGQIDRAWNMVKDMPMEPTAVVWVALLSACRVHSNVELAEYALNKLVEMNAENDGSYTLISNIYANARRWKDVARIRNLMKNSGIKKRPGCSWVQGKKGTASFFVGDRSHSLSPQIYALLERLIDRIKSMGYVPETNFALHDVDDEEKNNLLAEHSEKLALAYGLLTTSPGCPIRITKNLRVCGDCHSAFTYISKIVDHEIIVRDSSRFHHFKNGVCSCGDYW from the coding sequence ATGCTTTTCAACTTGCCAAGAGTCACAACACCAATTGCTGTACGGTGGTTCATCTCAGTTGCAAATGCAGCAGGCTTTGGTCGAGATGTTTCTCCTGTTCATTTCGCCGCCCTGTTAAAGGAATGCAGGTCGGTGAATGCAGTCCATCAAGTTCACCAGCAGCTCATTTCTTCGGGTCTTCTTTCTTATCCAGCGTCGTTGTTGGAAGTATCATTTCCACCTTTGCCATCTCAGCCGTATTTATCACCAAGATCTTTGGGTACTGGTGTCGTAGCTGCTTATCTTGCGTGTGGTTCCAAAGATGAGGCTCTCACAGCATTGGAGCATGTTGTGCCGTCTCCAGCTGTCTGGTGGAATCTACTCATCCGAGAACACATCAAAGAGGGCCACCTTGAACATGCCATTGCAGTATCTTGCCGGATGCTGCGTGCTGGAACCAGACCGGACCATTTTACTCTGCCGCATATACTAAAGGCCTGTGGAGAGCTACCCTCGTACCGTTGTGGTATCACACTCCATGGACTTATATGCTGCAATGGTTTTGAGTCAAACGTCTTTGTATGCAATGCATTGGTGGCGATGTATGCCCGCTGTGGTTCACTGAAGGAAGCCAGCCAGGTTTTCCAGGAAATAGCTCAGAGGGGAATTGATGATGTCATATCATGGAATTCAATTGTTGCAGCCCATGTTAAACATAATAGTCCATGGACTGCGTTGGATATGTTCTCGAAAATGTCAATGATTGTCCATGAGAAGGCTACAAATGATAGGTCTAACATCATTAGCATTGTCAACATTCTTCCTGCATGTGCTTCTCTGAAGGCACTACCCCGAACTAGAGAAATTCATGGAAATGCCATTCGGCATGGTACATTTCCAGATGTTTTTGTAGGCAATGCTCTGGTTGGTACTTATGCAAAATGTGGTTCAATGAAGGATGCGGTAAAGGTTTTCAATATGATGGAAATAAAAGATGTTGTTTCTTGGAATGCAATCGTGACTGGCTACTCCCAAAGTGGCAACTTTGAGGCAGCCTTTGAGATTTTTAAGAATATGCGCAAGGAAAACATCTCAGCAGATGTAGTGACCTGGACTGCTGTAATTGCTGGGTATGCTCAGAGAGGATGTGGCCAAGAGGCACTCAATGTTTTCCGACAAATGCTCTTTTCTGGTTCAGAGCCAAATTCTATCACAATCATCTCtgtgctgtctgcttgtgcttccTTGGGAGCATATTCTCAGGGTATGGAAACTCATGCCTACTCTCTGAAGAATCGTCTTCTATCTTTGGATAACCATTTTGGTGGTACTGGCGATGAGGAGGATCTCATGGTGCACAATGCTTTAATAGATATGTACTCAAAGTGCAGAATCTTCAAAGCTGCACGTTCTATATTTGACTCTATACCCCGAAAGGAACGTAATGTGGTGACTTGGACTGTGATGATAGGTGGGTATGCACAATATGGGGACTCTAATGATGCCCTCGAGCTTTTCTCACAGATGCTCTCGAAACCACACGCAGTTGCCCCGAATGCATTTACGGTTTCCTGCATTCTGATGGCCTGTGCACATCTGTCAGCCCTGCGTGTTGGTAAGCAAATCCATGCTTATGTGGTTCGTCAACATCAATATGAAGCATCTACATACTTTGTGGCAAACTGTCTTATTGACATGTACTCAAAGTGTGGTGATGTCGATACAGCTAGGTATGTATTTGATGGCATGTCACAAAGGAATGACATTTCATGGACATCAATGATGGCAGGATATGGGATGCATGGTCGTGGCAATGAGGCCCTGGAAATATTTGACAAGATGCAAATGGCAGGCTTTGTTCCTGATGATATATCATTCCTGGTTGTTCTATATGCTTGCAGCCATTCTAGAATGATTGATCGAGGCCTGGATTACTTTGACAGCATGAGCAGAGATTACGGTGTGGCTGCCGGTGCAGAGCATTATGCTTGTGTCATTGACTTGCTGGCCCGCTCCGGGCAGATAGATAGGGCATGGAATATGGTCAAAGACATGCCAATGGAGCCTACTGCAGTAGTCTGGGTTGCATTGCTTAGTGCGTGTAGAGTACATTCAAATGTAGAACTTGCTGAATATGCTCTTAACAAGCTAGTTGAGATGAATGCAGAGAATGATGGATCTTACACGCTCATCTCCAACATATATGCTAATGCAAGGCGTTGGAAGGATGTAGCCAGAATCAGAAACCTGATGAAGAACTCCGGGATTAAGAAGAGGCCCGGTTGTAGTTGGGTCCAGGGTAAGAAAGGAACTGCGTCTTTCTTCGTTGGAGATCGATCGCATTCTCTATCCCCTCAGATTTATGCCCTTCTGGAGAGACTGATTGATCGCATCAAATCTATGGGTTATGTCCCTGAGACAAATTTTGCACTCCACGATGTCGATGATGAGGAGAAAAATAACCTGCTTGCTGAGCACAGCGAGAAGCTTGCTCTCGCATATGGCCTCCTCACAACTTCCCCTGGTTGTCCAATAAGGATCACAAAGAACCTGCGCGTTTGCGGTGATTGCCACAGTGCTTTCACCTACATCTCAAAGATTGTTGACCATGAGATCATTGTGCGGGACTCCAGTCGCTTCCATCATTTTAAGAATGGTGTGTGCTCTTGTGGTGACTATTGGTGA